CGGGGCAAATCTTATTCTGATTATTATTCATAAGCCTACCTCCTTTTCCATCTGGTCATGCCACCCATAGGAGTATAGATGATATGCACCCACTCACTATTATTACCTGATCCTACATAGGATTTCTTTTCACTTTTAGCAGTTCTGATAGTTTCCCTCTTTTTGAAGAATCCTAATTTAGAATTGGGAGAGAGATCATCAAGGTCAAACTGGAAAACCTCTATCCCTTTTGTTTTGCCATCTTCTTTATATCCTGCCATGTTCCATCCCACACTATAGTTGGTTACGAACTTGATGACTTTGTTTTCATACACAAAATGAACTTCCCAAATTTCGTCATCATCGTCATCTAACGATGGTGGTTCAAGTATATTGGCAAATACTGGTGGAACTATCTTGCCCATATAACTCTCCCAAAAGACAAACACATCTTTATATTCCTCCTCATCCCTTAGTTGTTGCCAAGCAGAAAGCCCTACAGGTACTATAAGTCGATCTCCCTTACGTTCCATTCTTTTGGGATTTGAAGGGTGTGCAGGCTGTTTATCTAATTGGAATATGTCACATTTGAAGTCCTTGATTGGCTGCTCAAACACATGGGGATTTTTGACAAACACGAATTTGTCTGTGCTAATAGGCCAGTTCTTTGTTCTCGTACCAGCAATTGAAACTATCACATAACCCAGATATTTGTTTACAGGATATGTGTTCTCTGGCAGATTCCCAAAGAAAAGCTCATTCATAAACTTCCTATGGACTTCATTTCTAAAATCCAGAGGTTCCTTTGTGAACTGCTGAGATACACCATCCGCATATATTAGTATCTTCTCGCCCTCTTTAATGTCATCCCATCTGCTAGGAATCGTTTGGAGAGCACCGCAAATAACCATGCTTGCGTAGGGTTGTTCTAATTTCAACTTTCTCATATGCTAATGGCAAGTCTAACATTCATCGTTTAATTTCTCAATCGCCAGTTCTTTTATGGCATTACACCAGTTTACAATGTCAACAGTAGATGCAAACTCTAACGTGACATGAGTGTTGTCGATGGTCATGCACAGTTCGGAACCATTATCTGTTGATAGTATCTCACATTCAATGCTCTCGTCATCGAAATTGGAGAATTGTTTTATGTATCTCTTATTTGCCATAACTATTTCTCCACTAATTCAATGTAATACTCCCATCCGTCATTGCGTCCCATTGAGTATTCGCAGGGCTTTAGTTCTATCTTCATGTTCAGACGGTCAGCAATCTCCAAGTAGTCATATAGCTCAGACTTTTCGACAGGAACTTCATACCCAGATCGCTGATTATTGACTATCTCGCTTATGTATTCACGTTCTTCATCAGAGGCAAAATCATTTTCCATCACCTTACGCTCATACTCCCGGAATATAGAGCGGCCTTTCTTATAGTCACGAAACTTTAGGTTGTTGAAAATATCAAATGACTCTATCCCCATAATAAAGGTAGCTTTATCATCCTTTATAACTATCACAGGTGGCAAACCCTCACATCTGGGTTCATTATCTGAATAGTGAGGGGCATAGATGAACGAATCCCCCTTACGCCCAAGGTAAGAAGCACAGAAATACCCATGCTTCTGAGCGCACTTGTCAGCTAGTTCCTGAATATGTTTGTTGTTACGCATAGTCTTATCCTTGCTTTGTAGGATTCTTACTCAGGGTGTTTACTGGAGTAGGATTTTCTCTACCATGAGTCCCTTTTGTCTGAGGGACAGTCGAAGTATGAATATTATCTTTACACATATATGTATTGTTTAAAGGGTTGAAGTCTTTTATCGGCAAGTGCTTTTGCTCTATCTACCCAATCTTCATTGAGATTGCCATGAATACGACTAAACTTGTTATCATTTGGGAGCTGATTAGCCCTCGCTTCGATATATTCATTCTCAATAGATGCCACCTTACTAGATACTGCTTTGAAATGACTATCTAATTCTGCCAACCATCGGCCTAATTTGGATAAATACGAATTAGTTACTTCCAATAATCCAATCAATTCAGATTTATCATTCTCACTTGCAAACTTAGAGATAATCTTTCGGTTATGATAGATAATAATAGATGCAGCAATAGTAATAAATGCGAAAACACCCAAGAGAACATATAAGATGGTTTGGCTACATAAAAGAGAAATAGCTCCCTCTAAAATTGTTAGACCTAAACTCCAGGGCCAGCAAGTCTTTAGCCAAGTCAGCCATTTATACTTGTCCCGAAGGGCTTTATCTTCGTCCAAGTATATGCGTCCATACTCTAAAATGGGTTGCCATTTATTGAGTTCTTCGGCGATACAGTTATTGAGCTGCTCCTGTGTCATGCGTTCACTTAACAAGGTATATGGTTTTCCCTACAATATGTCATTGTTTCATCTTCATTTATAAAGCCTGCGTCACAGAATCGCTGTAGACCATTCTTTACATCATCAACAAGATTGGCCTGTGCATTTAGTACGTTGGTGGTCTTTGTGATGAAGTCCTTGAAATGGTCATTGAGCCTACAGAGTTTGTCAATAGTATAGTAGTCCAGTTCGTTCTTGCGAGCTTGGAATAGCACCTTTGTTTCACCTGTGTACGGAGAAAGAAGAATTACTCCTATACCAAACGAGCGATTGAGCCTTTCCATTTCCTCCATAACTTCCTCGTTTATCTCGAAAGCCACGAGGTAGCCATAGTTTGCCCAACTGCTATTTGAAAGTGCCTGGAAGAAATACTCTTTAAGTTGGTGGTCATTCTCAATAGTACGTTTCAATTCGTAAGAGTAAAGATATATGTACTCTTTTGTGTTGGCCGCTTTCAAGAATGAACGTGTGGCTGGATCTTGAAAGTCGTTGAATTGAACACCTACCATGTCAGGATGAACCCATTTCTTTGCCTGATCACTTCTGTTGGATGTTTCGTGGAATATAGTCTTTGAGAGAATGCCTTGGTCTAACAAATAGTTGGAAAGGAGTCTGTGCAGGCTACGTTCTTTGTAGTTTTCTTGTGTGGGAGTTGTAACAGAAGGAGTAATGTTTACAGTACCGCCATTTATTAACTGTTCTATCTCTTCTGCATACTTTGTTATGTTGCAGCAAGTGCCAATGGAACCTGTCGAGTTCTGTAGCTTCTGGGACATGGATCGTCTGGCGATAACAGCATCCAACCACCTGACGGCACGTCGATGAGGGAGTTCCGCTCCTGCTGTGTAATAGTAGTCACCTGTTATCTCGCCTACATGATAGCCCCCCTCACCATTGGATGCTAAGACAATATCACCAGTCTTTAGTCCAAAGCAGACCGTCCACAAGAACCCGATCAAATTTCTGGATGTACCAACAGACTTGTCTGGCTGTATTTCAAGAAACTTAGCGACAAGTTCCTGTCGCCACAGACTTTCATCGTTATATGGCGTTCCCGAAAGATCTAGTCCCTTCAGAACATTAATTCCGATATAATTGTGTTCAAGGCAGTCGGCTATATACATGCCATGCTCACCTAACATTATTCTATTGTACTGTTTCATAATGCTATTGATTTTCTTTTCTTTGAACTTCAATCACTTTAGAAATATGGAACTCTTCAATCCACCAACAGAACATCTTAGCTCTCACTTCAACAGGAGTAAACTCAACTTTCTCTACCTTGACAATAGCCGTATCTCTCTTCGTGTTATAGCCTACAGCTAGGAATAGAAACTTGTATTGCTTTGGTAAGAATGGGAATTTACCACCGTTGAAGTCATCAAGTTCGTATTCCAGTGAAGGATCGGTGCAACTTGGATTCAGCATCGGTTTCTTGCCTTGGTATTGTAGATAGCGTTTTGCCGTCGTACTTTTGACCTCTCTGTATTCGATGGTCTTTGTCCCTGCAACAATCTGGTCAAAGTATTCTTGTTTGATAGGCAAATAAAGAGTATTCTCTGCCGTTGGAGTTTCGTCGCTATCATTTACAAACACATTTTCATCACACCTGTAGCTAACATGTTCAGCTGTCTCAGTATTCTCATTGTCAACCTCTTTGTTCGCGTTTTTCTCGACAATAACGCTATCTCCATCAAAAATCAATTTCGGAAGCGTGTTTACTTTATGAACGGTCTTGACGGAAACATTGATGACAGAAAGCATTAATTCCAAAATGTAACGAGGATTATTGTGTTCCTTTCCCCAATCATTCGGGTCATTCTTTATCAGGCTGTTCTTGTCGATTGTTACAGCATAGCGTTCCATAAGCCATTCTATAGCAGACTTACCATTGACAACGTACTCATACGCTTCTGAAGGAATGTTGGTAATGCGAATCTTTCCATTGTAGATGATGGTGTCCTTCTGTTCTTTAGAGGGGAACTTCATCTTTTCCACATAATAATCATCATCACTCATTTCATCAGGATTAACCAAATATTCTACTTTGACAGTAGGACAAGCTTCTTCAATCTCGTAATTCAGATGCAATTCTGCCAGTTCCTTACCGACTTTGTAGAACGTCATAAAGTCATCAACCTTTTCCAAAATGGGAATACGAGGCAGAGACTTTTTTAGGTCATCGGCAAATCTCTCACGATAATCTACAGAGTGTAATAGTCCATAAACATAGTAGAAAATATGCTCCTTGGTTAATGACTTGGTATCTCCAAAGCGTTTTCTTACTTCCTTTAGGATCCAATCGCTTATTCCATCATGTCTAATGTAATCGGCATTGGAATTGTCATCAAACAACCCAAGCTGCTGTTGTTGGTTCTTTTCATACCAATAGAGGGGGAAGCATTGGCATTTCTCCACTGTATCTAACGACGGTATTTTGTCAATCATTAATGCTGTGAAGTTTTTACTAGCTCCAACGCCACTCAAACAAATAGTGTAATTTTTCTTATCTTTGGTCGGATAAAGCTTTTCCCACTGTCCTCTACTTTCAACCAATTTCTCTCCATAATAAAGATTACTCAGTACGAATGGCCTATATATGCTACTTCTTACACCTTTGTCATCAAACAAAATCTGCTCATTATTATAGGCATATCTTCTTAATGACCTCGTCCAACTTATTTTCGTTTGGTCGGTATCAATATTATCTTCAATAGCAGCTTCTGAATCTTCTGCCAATATCTTTGCAAATGATGCTCTTTGGGTGTCATAGAATTCTATCAGTCGCTTTACATTATCAGTTAATTCCGTTTTGGAATAATTATAGTCCCAAGCATCCCTGTTGGTTGCCACTCCAATAGCAACCATATTAAATAATGATTGCGTTTTGAGATTAAAGTTCTTATCGGGGGACAGGGGAATCAAACTATCAAACAAACCGTCTCGCTGGTTAATCCAATCAGCCTTCTCATTTGGCTCTATGATTTGCCATTCCAGTCTACGGGAATTAACACTTCTATATCCTTTTAAGATTCTTAGTTTGTCTTCTCTGGATAGATAATCACCAATATCGTGATAGAAAATGGTGGCCTTGCCCTTACCCTCTCCTGGTTTCTTAACCAAAATAGTTATAGCAATAGGAGTACGGGAACCAGACCCGAAGATTTTACCACCCTCTCTTCTGGAAAGTTCTCCACTTGTTCTTTGGTTTCCTCGGAGGTTTAGTACATAGATACTTGAAAACTCTTTTTCTAAGCACTTCCTGAAACCATCTTGACCATTACCGTCAATCCAAGCTCCATTACTAATGAAGGCAACTATACCTCCTTCATTATGCTGTGAAATTCTATCGCTAGCCCATCTGAAAGCCTTGATATAGCTGTCGTAAAGGGACTTAGTAAGAGTTGCAGAGCTTCTTTTTACATACGTTTCAGCAATTCGAGCATCCAGATGTTTATAGCTAACATTCTGAGCATTGTCATTGGCTGACTTCTGACCAATAGAATAAGGTGGATTTCCAATGATAACCCTGACAGGAGCCTTCTTCTGCATTTCTACACGCTCTGAATTCTCTTTGAACAAATGGCTGAATATATCCCTGTCATCATCTTCATTCAACTGGAATGTATCAGTGAGACAGATTCCATCATAAGGTAGATATTCGTCTGGGTGAATAAGGTCATGGTAAACGCTCTCAATGTTCACGTCAGCAATATAATAAGCCAGCAGTACAATCTCATTGCAATGGATTTCATTAAGATACTTCCTCTTCATATCCTCTGGCTTAATTAGCCCACTTTGCATGAGCCGTGTAATGAATGTACCAGTCCCCGTAAATGGATCGAGAATATGCACGTTTTCTTCTGTTAATGACGTATCAAATTCTTTCTGGAGGATATGCTCGACTGAATTGATAATGAAATCCACACATTCAATCGGGGTGTAGACAATACCGAGCTTCTCGACTGTCAATGGGAAAGCACCCTTAAAGAACTTCTCATATAGTTCCTTGATGATAGTCTGTTTGCCACCAAGGTTGTCGATGTTGCTTACATTTGAGCGCACCGAATCATAGAATTTTTCAAGAACTTCCAGATCTTTGCTCAGACCTTCTTCTTCCAAAAGGTCGATAATCTGCTGCATGGAACGACTGACTGCATTGTTCTTCACAAACTCATAATCCTTGAAAAGAGCATCAAACACGGGGCGTGTGATAATATGTTGAGCAAGCATTTCTACAGCCTGGCCCTCGTCAATTGATGGATTCAAGTTCTTCTGTAGTCCTTTTAAATATTCGTCAAATTCTGCTTTATGAATACCATCCTTCAATACCATTTGAGTGATACGCTCGATGAACTTTCGAGCGATGGTTCCAACTTCTTTGGCCCAATTCTCCCAATAAAGCCTATCACCGCACTTTTCAACAAGTTTTGCATAAATACCCTCCTGCATTTCTCCGAAACGGATTTCCAACTGCTTTGCCACATCAGCTTCATCAAGTACCTGTGCATCTGCCTTGTCTTGTGAATTTTGAGCATCAGTTCCAAAACCGATGCCACCGACAAGAACTTTGCTGTTTTTCTTCTTGTTCAGGGCAATCTTGTTTACCTCTGCATTGAAGTTGTCATCATGTGAGCGTAGGGCATTGAGAATACTCCACACCACATCAAAATACTTATTCTTACTCAAAGCATCTTCTGGACTAACATCCATCGGAACCACAATCGGGATGATAATGTAGCCGTATTTTTTTTCTCCAGGCTGTCCCTTTCGGAAGTTTCGCATGATACGGCCAACAGACTGAACAATATCGACTTGACTGTTTCTTGATGAAAGGAATAGAACCGCATCAAGAGCCGGAACGTCGATACCTTCAGATAAGCAGCGTACATTGGTCAGCACTTTGCACTCCTGTTCGTCCTGACTTTCTTCTTTCAACCATGCAAGCGATTGGTTTCTTTCAAGAGCGTTCTGTGAGCCGTCAATGTGCTTGGTCTTGATATGAACAACACGTTTCCTTTCTTCCTCACCAAGACTTTCAATGTATTTGTTGCAAAGCCTAGGTAGGGTATAAGCAATGTTTTTTGATGTACCAGCCTTATCCTCACTTCCTATTGCAGAACAGAAGGCTACTGCACGGTGCATTATTTGAGGATCTATCTCCCACGTCTTGCCTTCATCACCACGAACCTCTTTTGAAAGTCCATTTATAACACCTATTAACTTGGAGGTCTCGTCAAAATTCAGTTCCTTTATGTCTTTGTTCTTGACATCAGCCTTAATGGTATCAGGCACATCATCTTCATTAACGGTAAGCACCAGTACCTTATAATCTGTCAGCAATCCATGATTGACTGCATAGCTAAAGTTTACCCTAAAAAACTCTTTTCCATAGATGGTTTCGTCATCCATCGAACAAAGTATGCAGTTCTTTTCAGATGCTTTTACTCTAGCACTCTCTCCATACAAACGAGGGGTAGCTGTCATATAGAGGCGTTTCTTACCTCTTACATTGTCATTCGAGTGTACTTTTGTGAAATTACTTTCGTCTGCATCTGATAGTTTAATGCCTGTAGTCCTGTGTGCTTCATCACAAATAATCAGGTCAAATTCACCATAAATTCCATTGGTTGCTTTTAATACTTCTTTTTGAGCATCCGAAACAGCATCTATAGACTGATAAGTAGAGAATACTACCACCAGGCCATTGTGATTCTTGTAAGAAATCAACTGTCTGGATATTGATTTGGCATTTGTACTTGATGGAAGAGCAAGGTCAACTGCACTATCCGAAACATCATCAGACTCTTTGGTAATCTTTTTCTGAGCTTTATTATCAGAGCAAATACATACTGCCTTGATTGTCTCTTTTGCATCACCATACCAAGCGTTAAGAGCCTGACCAAGCAAGGAAATTGAAGGAACCAGGAATAAAACAAGTCCTTTTCCTTCTAACATGGTTTCTGCTATTTGTAATGATGTATAAGTCTTTCCTGTACCACATGCCATTACCAACTTGCCTCTGTCATTCTCTTTATAATGGTTGACAGCAGCAGAAATTGCTCTTAGCTGGTGTTCCATCGGCTGTTTACCTTCAGCCCTAGCGGTAGTACCTGTTATACCATCCTCCAACTTCTCCCAGTCAACGGGCGAAGTTTCTAAGTCAACCAGACCTATACGAGATACAGGTGGATTCTGGTTTTTGATGGCCTCTTCTGCATTGTTTCCCCAATGGTTAGTCGTAGAAATCCATAGACGATTAGAGAACCGCGTGGTCTGGAAGGTCTCAGGGTCAGTAAATGTTCTGCTCGATGTGGCAAGAAATGAATCTACTGAAGGTTTATCTATTGTGGCACTCTCTTGGTAGCATTTACATTGTATAGCCCAATATTCACCAAGTTCTGTCTTTGCAACTAGGTCTATTCCTGTATCTTTCCCACCAAAGTCACTTTTTGAAGGAAAGTCATTCCACATCCACACATGGGTTAACCTTTCATAGCGAGGATCGGTTAGTAACCAAGCTCGCATGAGGCGTTCAAACATAGTACCCTTATCCTTCTCTGTGAAAGATATGGAACGATATTTCTCTAATATTTCTTTGAACGTCA
This region of Prevotella sp. E13-27 genomic DNA includes:
- a CDS encoding DEAD/DEAH box helicase — protein: MTFKEILEKYRSISFTEKDKGTMFERLMRAWLLTDPRYERLTHVWMWNDFPSKSDFGGKDTGIDLVAKTELGEYWAIQCKCYQESATIDKPSVDSFLATSSRTFTDPETFQTTRFSNRLWISTTNHWGNNAEEAIKNQNPPVSRIGLVDLETSPVDWEKLEDGITGTTARAEGKQPMEHQLRAISAAVNHYKENDRGKLVMACGTGKTYTSLQIAETMLEGKGLVLFLVPSISLLGQALNAWYGDAKETIKAVCICSDNKAQKKITKESDDVSDSAVDLALPSSTNAKSISRQLISYKNHNGLVVVFSTYQSIDAVSDAQKEVLKATNGIYGEFDLIICDEAHRTTGIKLSDADESNFTKVHSNDNVRGKKRLYMTATPRLYGESARVKASEKNCILCSMDDETIYGKEFFRVNFSYAVNHGLLTDYKVLVLTVNEDDVPDTIKADVKNKDIKELNFDETSKLIGVINGLSKEVRGDEGKTWEIDPQIMHRAVAFCSAIGSEDKAGTSKNIAYTLPRLCNKYIESLGEEERKRVVHIKTKHIDGSQNALERNQSLAWLKEESQDEQECKVLTNVRCLSEGIDVPALDAVLFLSSRNSQVDIVQSVGRIMRNFRKGQPGEKKYGYIIIPIVVPMDVSPEDALSKNKYFDVVWSILNALRSHDDNFNAEVNKIALNKKKNSKVLVGGIGFGTDAQNSQDKADAQVLDEADVAKQLEIRFGEMQEGIYAKLVEKCGDRLYWENWAKEVGTIARKFIERITQMVLKDGIHKAEFDEYLKGLQKNLNPSIDEGQAVEMLAQHIITRPVFDALFKDYEFVKNNAVSRSMQQIIDLLEEEGLSKDLEVLEKFYDSVRSNVSNIDNLGGKQTIIKELYEKFFKGAFPLTVEKLGIVYTPIECVDFIINSVEHILQKEFDTSLTEENVHILDPFTGTGTFITRLMQSGLIKPEDMKRKYLNEIHCNEIVLLAYYIADVNIESVYHDLIHPDEYLPYDGICLTDTFQLNEDDDRDIFSHLFKENSERVEMQKKAPVRVIIGNPPYSIGQKSANDNAQNVSYKHLDARIAETYVKRSSATLTKSLYDSYIKAFRWASDRISQHNEGGIVAFISNGAWIDGNGQDGFRKCLEKEFSSIYVLNLRGNQRTSGELSRREGGKIFGSGSRTPIAITILVKKPGEGKGKATIFYHDIGDYLSREDKLRILKGYRSVNSRRLEWQIIEPNEKADWINQRDGLFDSLIPLSPDKNFNLKTQSLFNMVAIGVATNRDAWDYNYSKTELTDNVKRLIEFYDTQRASFAKILAEDSEAAIEDNIDTDQTKISWTRSLRRYAYNNEQILFDDKGVRSSIYRPFVLSNLYYGEKLVESRGQWEKLYPTKDKKNYTICLSGVGASKNFTALMIDKIPSLDTVEKCQCFPLYWYEKNQQQQLGLFDDNSNADYIRHDGISDWILKEVRKRFGDTKSLTKEHIFYYVYGLLHSVDYRERFADDLKKSLPRIPILEKVDDFMTFYKVGKELAELHLNYEIEEACPTVKVEYLVNPDEMSDDDYYVEKMKFPSKEQKDTIIYNGKIRITNIPSEAYEYVVNGKSAIEWLMERYAVTIDKNSLIKNDPNDWGKEHNNPRYILELMLSVINVSVKTVHKVNTLPKLIFDGDSVIVEKNANKEVDNENTETAEHVSYRCDENVFVNDSDETPTAENTLYLPIKQEYFDQIVAGTKTIEYREVKSTTAKRYLQYQGKKPMLNPSCTDPSLEYELDDFNGGKFPFLPKQYKFLFLAVGYNTKRDTAIVKVEKVEFTPVEVRAKMFCWWIEEFHISKVIEVQRKENQ